The Sphaeramia orbicularis chromosome 18, fSphaOr1.1, whole genome shotgun sequence genome contains a region encoding:
- the msmp1 gene encoding prostate-associated microseminoprotein, giving the protein MEVQKADGTKELSRPPPERKNMDLVKWAVTVAGFVLWTSGSSAAPMECHFDSRAQCVFEGRHYSLGEAWMDNACMQCTCLHPVGVGCCETVHRPVDFPAWCEVRVEPVTCKVSLVQTADPRLPCVPGETNRDPSHGSLQLQQQLEA; this is encoded by the exons ATGGAGGTGCAAAAGGCAGACGGGACCAAGGAGCTGAGCAGACCACCACCAGAGCGCAAGAACATGGACCTCGTCAAGTGGGCTGTGACTGTGGCAGGGTTTGTGCTGTGGACCAGTGGCAGCTCTGCAGCACCCATGGAGTGTCACTTTGACTCTAGAG ctcagtgtgtgTTCGAGGGCAGACACTACTCTCTGGGTGAAGCGTGGATGGACAACGCCTGCATGCAGTGCACCTGTCTGCACCCGGTCGGCGTCGGTTGCTGTGAGAC GGTTCACCGGCCGGTGGATTTCCCCGCGTGGTGTGAGGTGAGGGTGGAGCCTGTGACCTGCAAAGTGTCACTGGTCCAGACGGCCGACCCCCGCCTGCCCTGCGTCCCAGGAGAGACCAACAGGGACCCCAGCCACGGGTCCCTGCAGCTCCAGCAGCAGCTGGAAGCCTAG